In Microbulbifer agarilyticus, the DNA window CTGCAGAGCCTAGATGCGTTTGACGAAGTCATTGCGCTGCGCCGCAGCTATTACGAACCCATATTGCCCTCTCTCGATGTGCAGTTCCGCCAGATCGATGCGCGTATCAAAATGCGTATGGAGCAGCGTCAGCGTCTGGCCGCTCGCATCGATAATCTGCTGGTGAATCGCCGCCCGGAGCTGCTGGCGAAAAGTGATGAAACGGAATCGCGGCTGGTACTCCAGCAGATCCGGGAGATCCTCGACTACAACCCCACCCTGAAAAGCGAAGAAACCGAAGCGCGTATTGCCCGTCTTGAAGGTGTGCTCAAATTTCGCCTGTCCCGCGAATTTGATCATCGCCTGACCGAAGCCTTCAAGCGCTTGCAGGAGCTGGATGAGGTGATTGCCACTTTGCAGGAAACTTATCAGCGCTATGTGCGCAGCCGGCAGGCAGCGACCCACAGCTATGAGGGGTATAGCGATCAGATCACCAGTTTGCGCGCGGGACTAAAACGCGCGCAAAAACGTATCGATCAGCTGATGGCGCGCCAGGGGCGCATGCTTGAGCAGTTGGCGATCAACGAACTGGACCAGCGCCGTGCACAGCTCGAGAGCTATCAGATCAAGGCCCGCTTTGCCCTGGCCGATAGCTATGACCGCGCGAATGAACTGCAGGAGCAGCGCGCGGATGCCCGCAAGGTAGAAGAATACCAGCAGCAGGCTGAGCAAATGAAACAGGAGGCACCTGCGACGCCAATCTCTGCGGACGCGGATGGTGAAGCCCTGCCTGTGGATAACCCGCCGGAACTGCAAGCTCCCCAATCGCAGAGTGAAGCGATGGACGAGGTGGAAGAAGTAGACGGAGCTGGCGATGAATAATTCCGGTGTACTGAAAAAGGCCATGGCATCGCAGTACCGAAGCCTGGGATTGGTTACTGCCGCCTCTGCTGCACTGCTACTAAGCGCGTGCGCAAGTAACAGCGGCAAAACTATTGGTAGCTTACAAAAAGTCGAAATCGAGATACGTGAAACCCAGATCGATGGCAGCCTGGAAAAGGCGCTGGCGAGCTACCAGAAGTATCTGCAGGAAACCCCGGAAACGGCGCTGACGCCCGAAGCTATCCGCCGTATTGCCGACCTTAAAATCAAGCAGGCCCACCGCGCAGAAGAGGGCATTCTACCGGCCAGCAGCGAGACGCGGATCCTGTCAGAAGATCAAGTGGCCGCGGCTAATCAGCTCGCTAATACTAAGGCCGCGACCGCGACCGCGACCGCGACCGCGACCGCCAGCGCCGAACTCGACGCACCGCAGCTTGCCAGCGTGCCGGCGGGCTCTGAGCGCACACAAGTCGATCTGGCGAGCGTCACCCGCGGCACTGACGAGAAGCAAAGTGAGTTCGAGGCGCGTGCCAGTGGCTCGGTAGATTTGAGCGGGCTGGAAAGCAACGCCGAGGTGTCCGTGCCAGGTGATGAGGCAGACGCACTGCTCGCCGCCAATGCCCGCGAGGCGATCGCCCTGTATCAAAAGTTGTTGGTGCAGTACCCGTTGTACGAGCGCAATGATCAGGTGATGTACCAGCTATCCCGCGCGTATGAGGAGACGGGCGAAGTGGAAGAGGCTGTTGCCATCCTGCTAAAGCTCGTGGCCAAGTACCCCGCGTCGCGCCATCTTGATGAAGCCTATTTCCGCTTGGGTGAATACTATTTCACGCGCAAAAAATACCTCGATGCGGAAGAGTCCTATGGCCGTGTGATTGCGATGGGTGAGGTATCGAGCTTTTACGAGCTGGCCATGTACAAACGCGGCTGGGCATTGTTCAAGCAAGATATGTACGAAATGGCGCTGGACGATTTCGTTGGCATGCTCGACTACAAAGTGGCGGACGGCTACGACTTTGAGCAAACTTCCAACGAAACCGAGCGGAAGCATATCGAAGATACCTTCCGTGTGATCAGCCTCAGTTTCTCCTATCTCGGTGGTGCGGATTCCATCGTCGATTACTTCTCGCGCAAGGGCGCGCGGGATTACGAGTCCTACGTCTACAGTCATCTGGGTGAGTATTACCTGGACAAACGACGCTATCAGGACGCGGCAAAATCCTACGACACCTTTGTCGAACTCAATCCGTTGCATAAGGTTGCGCCCGACTTTTCCATTCGCGTCATTGAGATTTACCAGAAGGGTGGATTCCCTCGCCTGGTGTTGGAGGCGAAGAAAGATTTTGCCAACACCTACGCGCTGGATGCTCAGTACTGGACGGTGTTTGAAATCCAGGAATATGCGGTGGTGCTGGAGTTCCTGCAAACCAACCTGATTGATCTGGCGAGCCACTATCATGCTGCTTACCAGAATGTGAAGCCGAAAGACAAAGAATTCGCCAAGAAACGCGGCGAGAATTATCTTGAGGCGATTCACTGGTATCGCCGTTACCTTGCATCCTTTGCCGACAAGCCCAAAGCACCGGAAATCAATTACCAGCTCGCCGGCCTGATGCTGGAGAACAAGGACTTCCTCAATGCGGCGCGGGAATATGAGCGCACTGCATACGATTACACCGGGCATGCGGTCAATGAGAATGCCAGTGAAGCAGGCTATGCCGCGGTGTTTGCTTACCGTGAGCACCTCAAAAACGATCTCGCCCAGGCCAACAATGCAGAAAAGGTTGCGCTGCAGAAAGAAATTATTCGCTCTTCTCTGACCTTCTCCGAAACCTTCCCGCAGCACGCCAAGGCGCCACAAATTCTGCTCGGCGCGGTGGATGACCTGTACAAACTGAAGAGCTTCTCGGAAGCGATTCAAAACGGGCGCCTGCTGCTGGAGAAGTTCCCTGGAGCGGAACAGCCGGTCAAGCGCTCTGCCTGGTTGCTGGTAGCCCATGCGTCTTTCGATACCGAATTGTATGCGGATGCAGAAGCGGGCTATCTGGAAGCGCTGCAGCTCACTGCCGTCGATGCGAAAGACCGTTTGGACCTGGTAGAGAATCTGGCAGGATCCATCTATCAGCAGGGTGACCAGGCGCGCAAAGCGGAAGATCACCTGGCTGCAGCAGAACATTTCTTACGTATCCGCGGTGCCGCGCCGACTGCCTCGATTTTGGCTACGGCCGAATATGATGCAGCGGCCTCCTTGATCCAGTTGCAGAACTGGGGCCGCGCGGCTGACGTCTTGCAAGCGTTCCGTGGCAACCACCCACAGCATGAGTTGCAGAAAGAAGTGACCAAAAAGCTGGCAGTGGTTTATCAGGAAAGTGGCCAGTTGTTGCTCGCCGGTGCCGAGTTTGAGCGCATCGAGCGTGAGTCCGAAGATGAAGACGTGCGCCGTGAAGCGCTTTCCCAGGCGGCAAGCTTGTACAGTGCAGCCAAGAGTTACGATAAGGCACTGGCGGTACTCAACCGCTACGTGAAACTCTTCCCGAGGCCCATGGAGCCGGCGCTGGAAACGCGCCAGAAAATTGCCGATATCTACCTCAATAGTGGCAACCGTAAAGCGTATTTCAACACGCTGGATGACATAGTACGGATTGAGTTGCGCGGTGGTAACGAGCGCAATGATCGCACCCGCTACCTGGGTGGTAGCGCCGCGTTAAAACTGGCCGAACCAAAATTCGATTCCTTTGCGGAAATTGCCCTTGTCGCGCCACTTGAGCGCAATCTCAACACCAAGCGCACACGCATGCAGGCAGCGACCAAGGCATTCAGCGATTTGATTGACTATCAGGTTGCCGACGTTACCGCTGCAGCGACGTTTTATCTGGGCGAAATCTACTTGCACTTCAGTACGTCTCTGAAGGATTCCGAACGGCCAACCAACTTGAATGCGATGGAACTCGAAGAATATGAGTTGGCGCTAGAGGAGCAGATCTATCCATTCGAAGAGCGCGCAATCTCTGTGCATGAGAAAAATATCGACCTGATGGCAGCCGGTATTTACAACAGGTGGATAGCGAAGAGTATTGGTCAGCTGGCCGGCTTGGTACCGGCTAGATACGACCGCCCGGAAGAGGCGGGCAATATCGTCAGGATCATAGTTCCGCAGCTCGAAACAGTGTCACAGCCAGAAATAGTGTCTCAGCCTGAAACAGAAAATTCGGCGACCGAAGTGATACATGGTACGACGGTCTCCCAAGAACCTGTCACAGAAGCAGACGCGATGATCGCGGATAATTCGACCCAGGAGGATCAGGGCTGATGGGTATTCTGTTGCCGTTTACGGAGATCACGCGATTGGGGAAATTGGGGTTGCTGCTGGTTTTGCTGCAGTTACTTGCCGCATGTGCCAGTAGTCCCCAGACCTCGCGCAGCCCAGTAAACCCCTTGAATGTGAAGGTCTCCGGTAGTGTCAATCGAGACTTTACCCAAGCCGTTGCATATCTCGAAGGGGAGCGCTATCCAGAGGCGATTGAATTGTTGCAAAGCGTGGTCGAGCGAGAGCAGAGGCTTTCTGCACCCTATGTAAATCTCGGTATTGCCTATTACCGTACCGGTGATGAAAAGCATGCGGAGGAGTCTTTTCTGGAAGCCTTGCGCGCTGCACCGCTCGACCCGGTCGCGAGTAATGAGTTGGGGGTTCTCTACCGTCGTCAGGGGCGATTTGACGAGGCGAAAGCTACCTACGCAAAGTCTTTGCAGTTACACCCGGACAACCCGCCGCTCATCAAGAATCTCGGTATCCTATGTGATCTCTATCTTCGGGATGCGAGCTGCGCACTCGCCCAGTTTGAGCAGTATTTAAAAGTTCGACCGAATGATGCCAAAGTCTCTATCTGGGTAACCGACCTCAAGCGGAGAGTGAACTGATGAACAGTGTTTTGCGTCCACTTGCGGTACTTTTTCTATTGTCGACTGGCGTTGCCGCGTCGGGACAGGAAGAGGGCGAAAGCGGTGAATCTAAGGTGGACAATGAGGTTAAGGAGCTGTCCGGTATCTCCATTATCGGTAACAAAGAAGCCCCAAAATCTCTTTACATCGTGCCGTGGAAAAGCTCGGAGGTCGGTGTCGAAAGTGGCTTGAACTCCAGTTTGCTCGACCCTAGGTTGCAGCCGTTGGACAAAGAAGTATTTTCTCGAGAGCTTGAGTTTTACCAGCTCAGTCTCCCGGAAGACTAATTTCGTACTTATTTTACTTTTACATTTAATTTACTAGTGGCCTATCAGGCCAGAACGAGGCAAAGCGGCGCAACCGCGGACCCGAGAAAGAAAACCAAGAGGAAAAGTGATGGATTTCTTTAACAGCGTAATCGCGTTTTTTCAGACTGGTGGTGCATTCATGTATCCCATTCTGGTGGTGTTCGCGCTCGGCGCCGCAGTGGCCATCGAACGTTACATTCGCCTTATTTACGAGCGTCGTACCAATCGCGCGGCCTGGGAAAAGCTTCAGCCAATTTTGAAAAGCGGTGACTTTGACCGCGCGCGTAACCTGGTGAAGGAAGATAACACTGGTGTCGGCCGTTTGCTTGCCATGGGTCTCGAGCGCCAGGGTGCTGTTCGTCGTCGTGAAGACATCGAAATCGCGATGGAAGAAAGCATTATGGAAACCATTCCGCAGCTGGAAAAGCGTACTCCATACGTGGCTCTCGGTTCCAACATCGCCACGCTGTTGGGCCTTCTGGGCACCATTATGGGCCTGATTGAAGCATTTACAGCGGTAGCCAATGCCAACCCCGCGGAAAAGGCCGACTTGCTGTCTGCCAGTATTTCTGTGGCCATGAATACCACCGCCTTCGGTCTAATGGTCGGTATCGCACTGCTGATTGTGCACGCGCTGCTGAACTCGCTGACCGGTCAGATCGTGGACAGCCTGGAAATGGTCTCTGTGAAGGCCTTGAACATTATGTCTTCTGCTACCCGTCGTCGCAGTGATGCAGCCAAAGAAGAAAAGGCAGCAGGACCCGCAGATAAGCCCAAGAATCAAGACGTCGAACAAACCCGTCAGGCTCAAGCAAAGCCTGTGGCCAAAAAGACGGGTGAAACTTCCAACGCGGAATCGGTGTAATGAGAAACAGGCGTCACAGCAGAGCCAAAGAAGCGCCGGAGCTGGACATTACCGCCTTCCTGAACTTGATGGTGGTGCTGGTACCGTTCCTGCTGGTTTCCGCCGTGTTCTCGCGGGTCACCATTCTTGAGTTGAATATGCCAAGCGGTGCCGGTGGCGGTGCAGATGATCCGGGGGTATCTCTGGAGGTCGTGGTGCGCAAAGAGGTCTTGGAAATCAGTGATGGTGACAAGGTGATCGCCCGTTTTCCGAACCTGAACCAAAGTGAAGAGCAAGCCGATGCTGCAACCGCGGCAGACGCAGTGCAGGTACCGGTGGATGAAAATGGCTTGCCCATTGTTCCGCCGACGGAAGAGGTTTACGACTTGGTTCAATTGCGCGAGACGCTGATGCGTATTAAGGAAACCTATCCGGACAAAACCGATTCCACCTTGTTGATGGAGCCCGATGTGGCTTACGAGCATCTGGTCGGCATTATGGATACCGTGCGCAGCGCTGACGTGGTGCCTGTTCCGGAAGACGGCAGTGCTCCAGACCCGGATGCCGTGCCGGAACGTATGGAACTCTTCCCCGATATTTCCCTGGGAGACGCGCCGTGAAACGTGAAAGTAGACGCATGAAGCGCATGGCGCGTAGCCGCAAGCGCAAAACACCGGGAATGAACCTGACTTCCCTGATGGATGTATTCACGATCCTGGTGTTCTTCCTGCTGACCAATAGCGCCAGCGATGAAGCGATTGAAGCCCCCAAGGTGATTACCCTGCCGGATTCGGTGGTGGAGTCCAAGCCGCGGGAAACCGTGACTCTTATGGTTACCCACGATGAGGTGTTGATCGAAGCAAAACCGGTGATGACTACCGAGGAGCTTTTCCAGAGTGAGGAGCTGGTGGTCGCAGCAATCCAGCAGGCCATGATTCAGGAAGTCGGCAAAGCAATGACCATGGCGGATACCGAGTTGGAAGAAGCCAAGCTGGCGCTTGCCGAACGCGCGGCGGCGGGGGAAGACGTAACGGAGGAGGCGGCAGCCTTGCTGGCAGAGCCACCGGAAGTGAACATTCTCGCGGACCGTACCGTGCCGTTCAGTATCCTGAAAAAAGTTATGTCCAGCTGTACCAATGCCGGATACACGCGAATTTCCCTCGCGGTTATTCAAAAAGCATCTCAGAGTTAGTGAGCGTTTGTGAATAAATTTCATCAACAAAAACAGGCACTGGCCGCCAAGCAGGACGCGGTTCGCCAGCAGTTGGCTGTACTCGAGGACGAGTGCGGTCAGGTTGATGGCAAGCTGGAGGCGCTGCACCGGGATGAAGCCAAGCATCAATTGCTGGATGAGATTTCGGACCGTCTGGGCCAGCTGGAAGAGGTGGGTGCAGGCGATCTGTTCTGGGCAGAGCACTATAAGCAGGATGCGTCCAAAGCGCTTATCCATCGCCTGCAGAAAACGGTCAGTATCTACCACGCGAATATCGACCTGCTGCACGAGCGTAAAAACAAGCTGCAGGCGCAGGTTGAGGATTGTCGTGACGAGCTGTTCGATCTGGATGCAGAGTTCCGGGAAATCCGCCAGGCGGAAGAGGAAGTTCACTACGAGTACGAAGTAACACGCGAGCTGGGTACATCTGCCTTCCGCGATGGGACTATGCCGTGGAGTACCAACGGCGAGGATGAGCGTCGGTTCCGCAAGAGCCTGCTGGCCTGTTTGTTACTCGCACTTTTCCTCGGTTTCGGTACGCATATGTGGCAGTTGCCGGAACCGGACGAAGATGAAGTTGTGGAGGTGCCCGAACGTCTGGCCAAATTGGTATTGGAAAAGAAAAAGCCCAAACCCAAGCCAGAGCCCGTGGTGAAGAAGCCGGAAGAAAAGAAAAAAGAGCCTGAGAAACCCAAACAGCAGGTGGCAAAGGAAGAGCCCAAGCCGTCCAATGTCGAGAAGAAGCAGGTGCGCAAGAAAGTGGAGCGCGCCGGTGTTCTTGCCTTCAAGGATAACTTCCAGGATCTTATCCAGGATGATCTCGACAATCGCCTGGGTAACCAGACTCAGCTCAGTACCGCAGGCAAGAAGGAAAATCGTAGTCAGCGCTCGCTGATTACCGCTGCCGCGAAATCTGGGTCTGACGGTATCAATACCGCAGCGCTCAGCCGCAACGCTGGCGGTGTGGGTTCCGCGCTGGATGGGGTGAGTTTCTCGCGGGTATCCAGTGGTATTGGAACTGAGGGCGATTTCGCCGGCGAAGAGCGCCCGCTCAGCGACGGTATGGGACCATCCCGGACCGACGAAGAGATCCAGATCGTGTTTGACCGCTACAAGTCTGCATTGTACCGGATCTACAATCGCGAGCTGCGCAACAACCCGGCGCTGCAGGGCAAGATGGTGCTGCGAATCACCATCCAGCCAGATGGCTCGGTGTCTCTGGCGGCGGTGGAGACCAGCGATATGGACTCCCCGGCACTGGATAGCAAGATCGTGGCGCGGGTGAAGCGGTTCAATTTTGGTGAAAAAGCCGGTGTGCCGACCATCACTATTTTGTATCCGATCGACTTCCTGCCTGCAGCATAATCTGCGGTTAAAAAACAACCACTCGGGGTCTTCCCGAGCGGTTGTTTTGTTTCTTAAGAAATTACCTGAGCTTTACTTGAGAACTGCTTGGCAAAGATAGAAAAAGCTCCCCTCTCACCCCGACAATTTTGACTTGTTTCACGGTGGTGATCCTCTCCTTCCAATAAAGTTCCGCGACCGGCTCCTTCTCCGGTACTGCTGCCTGTGCGGCAGTTGGCAAACAATAAAACTGACTGGCAGCGGAAAGCGATGAAGTCTGAAGTAACAGGGCGAAAATCTTTCACAAATACACTGGCCGCGGTGGCGCTGGCCTGTGTAGGGGTACTGCTGCCGGTGGGCAAGGCTTCTGCCCAGTCTTGCCCGAATCCCGATATCGAGATCAGCCATAGCACTTCCAGCTTCTGTGAGTTGTGTAGCGGTGGCCAGGTCATCCTGACCATTCACAACGATACCAACAACGGTCCGGGCAATGACGCCAACCAGGCGATCACTAACATCGTGGTACAAGAAGACCTGCTGGAAGTGGCCGATGTCCTCAGCTACCTGAATAACTCAGCTGATGTATCCATCACCGGAGCGCCAGACCCCGGTGTGGTGAACCCAAGTATCAGTGGGTCCACGCTGCAATGGAGTTTCGGCAGCGGTGTGTCCATTGACCGCAATGAGACCATGACGATTACCTTCGACCTGGAGGCGATTCCGGGCGAGCAGGAAGAGTTGGTCAATATCAGCCGTGCGCTGGCGGCTTCGGTTCAATATGACTATCTGAATTGTGGTGGTACACCGGAGTCTGGTGCGGACACCAGCCCAGGTTTCACGCTGCCGATCAATGAGCCGCGCCCCTCCATTGCCAAGGCCGGGATCAATGTGGATGCGGGCATGGGCGGCGGTGACTATGCCGACACGGTATACGGTCATGAAGACGACGGTGTTGTCTGGCGTGCGACCTTCAGCAATGCCGGCCCAGTCACTATGGAAGACGTAAAATTTTCCGACGACATGACCCCGGGCACCATGGATATCCTGTCGGTTTGTTCCAGCCAGGGCGATGCCATCAATGTGGCCAATGGCGCTTCCGCGAGTACGGGTAGCTGTGTGGATGTGTCCGCACGCAATAATTCGCTGTCGGACCTGACTGCTGCTGATCTGGGTTTCAGTCTGGATGTGGCGAATACCCTGAATGTGTATTTTGCCGGCCGCTTGAACGACTCCTGTAACAACCAGACCAATACGTTGCACTCGCTGGAGTGGGGTTGCGCAGTAGTGGCACCAGAGGGCGGGATTTCACAGAGCGCTGTGGGAAGTAGCCCATCCCCCGATTCGGTGACCACGACGCTGAGTGTTTTGTCATCCGACAGTGGTGGTATCAACGGCGGTGTGAACTACCGCGCGGACTATGCCGGTATTGATGGAAGTGGCCCTGTCGGCATGCGTGGTCTGGTGACGCTGACGGTTGAGAACCTGAGTGGCGGTACCATCAAGAATGTACGCCTTACCGATACGTTGCCCGATGAATACATTGTTGATCCCAGTTACGAACCCGATTTTACGATCAATTCATTGTATGCGGATTACGACGGTCGGGTTGTCGACTTTATCTGGGAAAACCGCGTTAATCCCGTTGCCGGTAACCAAAGCTATCTTGCGGATACAGACCTGAAAGCCCCGGTATTTAGCCTCCACAGTAATGGTGAGCGGGCGAATGGCCAAGCCGACCAGGTTAACCTGTTGCGACACGGGGATATCGCCACCATCACCTTCCGTATTGTTCAGGCCAACCAGAATGGCTCACTCGATTACTATGATCGTGAGACCGATCTCGATGCCAGTGGTAGCGCCGATCCCGACCCCGCTGCTATGGGGACCCTGCAAAACAATGTGCAGGTCGAGTGGGAAGATTTCTGCAATACCGGCGGCCTGAGCCACAGCAAAGACAGCAACTTTGGGTTTACGCCGAATCCGGAAGATCTCGATATTTCCATGGATGCGCCGCTGTATATTGTGAAGGACTCGGGCACGACCGATCTCTCCATTACCATTCGCAACAATGGCGGCCATCGCGCCCATGACTACTACGCGTACGTGACGTTTGGTGAGGCCATGAATGTCGTTGGTATTCCCAACGGCTGTATCGCGACCGCCAACCCACCTCAGCACCCTGATGGTGGGGCGATGCCAGTGTGGAATGATCCGAGTTTTATTCCCGCCAGTGCATCGGTTTACCTGTGTTCAGACGGCAATTCTGGTCTGGGGAGCATCCCGGGGGGCGGCTCGCGCACACGCACTTTCCAGGTCGAAAAAAATCACGGTGCGACGGACGATGATTTGACCTTCCGTGCAGACATCGTGGGGGAAATCACGCTTGCCAACGACGAACCCCTGGAATACCCAACCGCAGCAACTTTGGCATTGACGACACCGAGTGCGCAGCGGGCCAACAACTACACCCTCGATGGTGTGCGCTCCAAGGTATTGGGTTTTAACCTGCTGAAATCTCTGGTGCCTGGCAGTTGTACTGAACTGTCCGCGGGTAATCGCGGGGGGATGAAGAAAACATCCTTATTGGTGAAGACTGTCGTTTTGAAATCTATGCCGGTGGCTGGTTTGGTTTCAGGACTCCTGGCTATAGCTTGATCCAGGTAGAAAGCGTCGCCGTCAGTGATGACATGCCCGATGGTCAGGGTTATATCGACCACAATGCATTGGCATGTGCAGAGGCCAGCTTCCCTAACCCGGAAACGGTTTGTGATGTGGCTCTGGCGGGCGCGGCAGAATCTGGTGGATTGAATAATCCGCTCAGTGAAACCGATCTTCAATGGAGTCTTGGTGACACCATTGACGAGCGCAACCGCTGGTTCCTCGCGGATATGACCACTCGCCTGCTGAACGATCCAGTCGACACCGTTGCTGCTCCCAACCAGCACGCGGCCGTGAGTACCGATTATGCGCGTGCTGTCTTTACTGCGGTTTACGATACCGAGAGCATCGTCATCGACAATAGTGGCGGCCGCCCCAATATTCCCGGCTACCCGGAAGAGGCGGATTGGCGTGAAGACCTGACGGTTGCAGAACCCGAATTTGAAATTGAAAAACTGGTGTGTAACGAGACCACCAGTGGCGGCTGTGCCAGCGACAGCGATTTTGCCGATAACGCCGAAGGTACGCGCTTCGATACCTTTATCTACAAAATTACCGTAAGCAACCGCACCAGCGATAGCGGTGTACCACGTGCACCCGGTTACGACCTCGTTGTTATCGATAATCTCGATGCCCGCGGCCAAATGTGTGTACAGGACTTTGGTAGCGATGGCCTGGATAACGATGGGGATGGTAGCGACGAAGCCGATGGTACTCAGGAAGGTTTCCTCGGTACTGCACCTTTCCAGAACGATTACGATATTCCCACGCACTGTAACGATGGCGGCACACCTGCGGTAATTACGTTCCGTCACGATCTTTCCGATGCGCTCAAGCGCCTGGATGCCGGCGAGAGTGTTTCCTTCCTGTATCGCGTGGCACCGCACCAGTCGGTCGCACCGTTGCAGCCGTTCCTGAACACCACTTACGCGCGCTACGATTCTCTGGCGAACGCATTTGGTAATCAGAACGTACCGCAGCTCGAAAGTGATGCAAATCTGGATGGTTTGGGGGATGACCTCGGGTCTCCGGACAATAGTGGGCGCGCGCGGCATTACCAGACCGAAAGCACCACTGCGAATATGCAGATAATCCCGGTGGAAACCCAGCCCAAAGAGGTGGTGACTAGTGCGACCATCGAGGCGGCCCTGGTAACCCCAAGCAGCGCCGATGGTAGCGCCCTCGTTGTGGGTGAAGAAATTCGCTATCGCCTGACGGCACAGATTCCGCCTTCACGTCTGCGTGAGCTGACGATTACCGATACCTTGCCGGAAGGGTTGCGTTGTACCGATGCGCCAGAAGTGGACCTGGATGCGATCGCTGCGGCGTCGGGAGCGAGTTTCGAACCCGGCGGCCAGTTTACGATCGCTAATGGTGGTATTAGCTGTAACAACGACAGCATTACCTGGAATTTTGGTCTGCAGGATTTGACCACTGCAGGCGGCCGTCGCCTGGACCTGCCGGTAGACTTCTTCGCGCGCTTGGAAAACAGTGCGCAAACCAATGACGGTAATGTCATCACCAATGGTGGTAGTGCAACCACGGCGGAAGTTTCCTACATTGATGAAACCGGCGCGCAACAGCGTATTGCGTTTGAAAGCCATAGTTTCACGGTACTCGAACCGCAAATTGCCCTGCAGAAAGCGTTTGATGTTACCAATACCGATGCGGACGATATTCTCACGGTGACCGTTACCGCAGAAAATTTCGGTTCTGCCTCTGCGTACAACCTGCAGGTGTTGGATGATCTCGTGGGAAGTCGCTACACCTATGTCGGCAACATCGGTGGTAACGACCCTCCCGATAGCGACAATGATGGTGTAAACACCAATGCCCCGACCTTCGCCTG includes these proteins:
- a CDS encoding tetratricopeptide repeat protein, whose amino-acid sequence is MNNSGVLKKAMASQYRSLGLVTAASAALLLSACASNSGKTIGSLQKVEIEIRETQIDGSLEKALASYQKYLQETPETALTPEAIRRIADLKIKQAHRAEEGILPASSETRILSEDQVAAANQLANTKAATATATATATASAELDAPQLASVPAGSERTQVDLASVTRGTDEKQSEFEARASGSVDLSGLESNAEVSVPGDEADALLAANAREAIALYQKLLVQYPLYERNDQVMYQLSRAYEETGEVEEAVAILLKLVAKYPASRHLDEAYFRLGEYYFTRKKYLDAEESYGRVIAMGEVSSFYELAMYKRGWALFKQDMYEMALDDFVGMLDYKVADGYDFEQTSNETERKHIEDTFRVISLSFSYLGGADSIVDYFSRKGARDYESYVYSHLGEYYLDKRRYQDAAKSYDTFVELNPLHKVAPDFSIRVIEIYQKGGFPRLVLEAKKDFANTYALDAQYWTVFEIQEYAVVLEFLQTNLIDLASHYHAAYQNVKPKDKEFAKKRGENYLEAIHWYRRYLASFADKPKAPEINYQLAGLMLENKDFLNAAREYERTAYDYTGHAVNENASEAGYAAVFAYREHLKNDLAQANNAEKVALQKEIIRSSLTFSETFPQHAKAPQILLGAVDDLYKLKSFSEAIQNGRLLLEKFPGAEQPVKRSAWLLVAHASFDTELYADAEAGYLEALQLTAVDAKDRLDLVENLAGSIYQQGDQARKAEDHLAAAEHFLRIRGAAPTASILATAEYDAAASLIQLQNWGRAADVLQAFRGNHPQHELQKEVTKKLAVVYQESGQLLLAGAEFERIERESEDEDVRREALSQAASLYSAAKSYDKALAVLNRYVKLFPRPMEPALETRQKIADIYLNSGNRKAYFNTLDDIVRIELRGGNERNDRTRYLGGSAALKLAEPKFDSFAEIALVAPLERNLNTKRTRMQAATKAFSDLIDYQVADVTAAATFYLGEIYLHFSTSLKDSERPTNLNAMELEEYELALEEQIYPFEERAISVHEKNIDLMAAGIYNRWIAKSIGQLAGLVPARYDRPEEAGNIVRIIVPQLETVSQPEIVSQPETENSATEVIHGTTVSQEPVTEADAMIADNSTQEDQG
- a CDS encoding tetratricopeptide repeat protein — translated: MGILLPFTEITRLGKLGLLLVLLQLLAACASSPQTSRSPVNPLNVKVSGSVNRDFTQAVAYLEGERYPEAIELLQSVVEREQRLSAPYVNLGIAYYRTGDEKHAEESFLEALRAAPLDPVASNELGVLYRRQGRFDEAKATYAKSLQLHPDNPPLIKNLGILCDLYLRDASCALAQFEQYLKVRPNDAKVSIWVTDLKRRVN
- a CDS encoding MotA/TolQ/ExbB proton channel family protein; this encodes MDFFNSVIAFFQTGGAFMYPILVVFALGAAVAIERYIRLIYERRTNRAAWEKLQPILKSGDFDRARNLVKEDNTGVGRLLAMGLERQGAVRRREDIEIAMEESIMETIPQLEKRTPYVALGSNIATLLGLLGTIMGLIEAFTAVANANPAEKADLLSASISVAMNTTAFGLMVGIALLIVHALLNSLTGQIVDSLEMVSVKALNIMSSATRRRSDAAKEEKAAGPADKPKNQDVEQTRQAQAKPVAKKTGETSNAESV
- a CDS encoding ExbD/TolR family protein, coding for MRNRRHSRAKEAPELDITAFLNLMVVLVPFLLVSAVFSRVTILELNMPSGAGGGADDPGVSLEVVVRKEVLEISDGDKVIARFPNLNQSEEQADAATAADAVQVPVDENGLPIVPPTEEVYDLVQLRETLMRIKETYPDKTDSTLLMEPDVAYEHLVGIMDTVRSADVVPVPEDGSAPDPDAVPERMELFPDISLGDAP
- a CDS encoding ExbD/TolR family protein encodes the protein MKRESRRMKRMARSRKRKTPGMNLTSLMDVFTILVFFLLTNSASDEAIEAPKVITLPDSVVESKPRETVTLMVTHDEVLIEAKPVMTTEELFQSEELVVAAIQQAMIQEVGKAMTMADTELEEAKLALAERAAAGEDVTEEAAALLAEPPEVNILADRTVPFSILKKVMSSCTNAGYTRISLAVIQKASQS
- a CDS encoding AgmX/PglI C-terminal domain-containing protein; this encodes MNKFHQQKQALAAKQDAVRQQLAVLEDECGQVDGKLEALHRDEAKHQLLDEISDRLGQLEEVGAGDLFWAEHYKQDASKALIHRLQKTVSIYHANIDLLHERKNKLQAQVEDCRDELFDLDAEFREIRQAEEEVHYEYEVTRELGTSAFRDGTMPWSTNGEDERRFRKSLLACLLLALFLGFGTHMWQLPEPDEDEVVEVPERLAKLVLEKKKPKPKPEPVVKKPEEKKKEPEKPKQQVAKEEPKPSNVEKKQVRKKVERAGVLAFKDNFQDLIQDDLDNRLGNQTQLSTAGKKENRSQRSLITAAAKSGSDGINTAALSRNAGGVGSALDGVSFSRVSSGIGTEGDFAGEERPLSDGMGPSRTDEEIQIVFDRYKSALYRIYNRELRNNPALQGKMVLRITIQPDGSVSLAAVETSDMDSPALDSKIVARVKRFNFGEKAGVPTITILYPIDFLPAA